In Beijerinckia indica subsp. indica ATCC 9039, the genomic window AAAACGCGTCAGGCCACCGGCGAGCCACAGCGAAAAGACCGCATCAGCCAAACAGAGAATGAAGGCTGCAAATACCAGGAAGACGCGCAGATCCACCGGCCGCCCGATCTGCAATTCCTGCTCGTTCAATCCGACGCCCTCCAGGTGAATCGCCGCTAATGTTTGTGTAGGCGTCAATGTATTGACAGCGAACAGAGCCTCCGGCGGGCCGTAAAATCCCGGTGGATGTTCGGCATCGGCGGTTCCGGTGAAGGGAATGGGCAAGGGCCGCGCGAGCGGCGAAGGGGCGCCAAGAACACCAAATCCATCGAGCGTGCGCCAAGGGCTCAGGCTCTCCGGCCGATGCGTGTCAAAGGCAGGGGCGATTTCCCCTTCCACCCCCTCACGCTGACCCGTCTCCCCCGAGAGCGCCACAATCTTGCGCAACATATCGACAAACAGGCCCGAAAGCGGCAGATTGGACCATGTTGTATCCGCCGTCATGTGAAACAGCACGATCATCCCCTTGCCACGCTGCGCGGCGGTGACAAGCGGCGTGCCGTCAGACAATTGCGCCCAGGTTTTCGCGGCAAGCCCGGCATCAGGCTCGGCCAAAACCTGTCGCGACACCGTGACTTCCTCCGGCACGGCGAGGCCGAAGAACGGGCTTTGCTGATCGAAGGGTGCGAGCCGTTTCGGAATATCCCAGGAGAGCGAGCCGCCCAAAACCCTGCCCCCACGCCGCAATCGCACCGGCACGAGATCATCGGAGGCTCCGGCAAGACGCGTCCCGGCGAAGCGGAGCAAAATGCCCCCTTTTTCGACGAAACGCACCAATTGCTCATGCGCGGAGGCCGACATCATGCCGATATCGGCCAGGATCAAGACATCGACGTTCTCGTTTAAAAGCGTCGCGATCGGATCCGCCGTCCCCGGCCGCACCTCACGCACATCGGCGAAAGGCGCCAGCGCCTTGGTCAGATAATAATTCGGCGCGAGCAGGGGTTGCGAGACATCGGCGGTCTCGCCGCTGATGACACCGATACGCCGACGCTTGCTGCTCTCATCAAGCAAGGAGACCGCACCGGCGGAAGGCTCTCCCTCAATGTCCAGGCGGGCAATTTCATTCCGCAATTCAATTGGCAGATCGAAACGCGCATGGGTCTCGAGATTTCCGTTCCACTGAAATCCCGCCTCGGCGATCGTCAGCCCCTTAGCATCGCGCGCCCGCACGAGACCGCCTTCTTCTCCTTTGGCCGCAGACCGCAAGACCCGGACATCGAGGCCGCCACCGCTATTATGCGGGCCGGCCAAGGCACGCACCGGCTTCGGATCCCGTAAGACAACAAGTTTCGGGCCGAGCTTGGCGAGTTTTTCAGCGAAATCGCGAGCGTGGCCTTCCTCGAGCCCATCGCTGATCCAGACGATGGCGGCAGGCTGTTGATGCGTCACGAAACGCTCGATGGCTTCGAGGAGAGGCAGATGATCCGGCTGATAGGGAACCGGCCTGACCGCCCGTAAATGATCAAGCGCGCGCGCCGCCTCCAGGGCCATAATCTCGCGCCCGCCTTCCGACGTGGCCACAAGCGCCACCGGACGCCCTTCCTCGCGCCACGCATCAATATGCTGCATGGCGGCGCTCGTCCGGTTTTCCCAACCCGGCGCGGCCGGCCAACCATCGTCGATCACGATCAGGAGTGGCCCTTTCTCAGTCGCCAGCGTCGGCAACGGATTCCACAACGGCCCTGCCATCGCTAGAATGATGAGAGCCGCGATCGTCAGCCGCAGGAGCAAAAGCCACCAAGGCGTATGATGCGGCGTCTCCTCACGCGGTTGCAGGTCGAGGATCAAGCGCAAAGGCGGGAAGGGAATCCGCTGGGGCCGGGGCGGTGTCGCCCGCAACAGATAATAAAGGATGGGCAGCCCGGCGAGCGCCAAGGTCACGGCTGGTACCGTAAAGGCGAGCGGCAAACCGAACATCAGCCCTCCCTTGCCGTCACGGCCATGCCGCCGGCCTCGAGACGCATGCGCAAAGCGAGCAGAGCCTCTGAGGCTGGATGATCGGTCCGATGGATGGACAAGCTCCAGCCTTTCGCCCTGGTCAGGGCAGCAATGGCGTCGCGATGAGCGGCGAGTCTGTGCTGATAATCCTGCGCGAAATCCTCTGCCTGTCCAACGCGGAAACGTGCAGGCGAATCGACATCGATCAATTCCGCATGCCCCTTGAAGGGGAAGGTCTCCTCAATCGGATCGGCGATCATAACGAGATGGCCATTCGCTCCTTGAGCGCTGAGCCGCTCGATGACACGGGCGAGATCCGCCACGTCGCAGAGGAAATCACCAATTAGCAAAGCCTGTGCGCCGCGCGGAAGAGACATGGCCTCGGGCAATTCCGCAGGCCGATAATCAGGGGCTTTCTCCTCCAGAAGCCAGGCCTCGGCCAGACGCTCGACGATCTGGCGCGTCGCCAGCGGCCGCGTGAGGCCGAGCAGCGCCACCCTCTCCCCCGCTGCCACCAGAAGATCGGCTGCGGCAAGGCCCAGCACCAAGGCGCGATCCACTTTTGATTGCATGGCGAGGCTCGAAAGGAAATACATGGAAGCACTACGATCGACCCAGAGATAGATCGTGTGAGCGGCCTCCCATTCCCGTTCGCGCACATAGAGGTTCTGGTCGCGCGCGGAGCGTCGCCAGTCGATGCGGGCAGCCGATTCCCCCACTGTGAAGGGCCGAAATTGCCAAAAGGTCTCGCCCGTGCCGGGCCTGCGGCGTCCATGCACGCCATGCATGACACTCGCGGCAATATCGCGCGCCGCGACGATCAGGCCAGGGAAGCGGGCAGCCAGGCGCAAAGCCTCGTCTTGCTGGCTAGGACCGAGACCGTGAAGGGCGGGATCGAGAAGCGAGGCGGTCGGCACGGGTTCAGGAGAGCCTTTGGATCAATTTGCCGATCACATCGCTCACCGTCAGCCCCTCGGCCCGCGCGGTAAAAGTCAAAGCCATGCGATGTTTGAGGATCGGTTGAGCGAGAGCGATCACATCCTCGATGGACGGCGACAAACGTCCTGTCACCAAGGCGCGGGCGCGGGAGGCCAGCATCAAGGCCTGCGCGGCGCGCGGCCCTGGTCCCCAGGCGATATGTTTGGTCAGTTCGGCATGGCCTTCACCGGGTCGCGCCGAACGCACGAGGTCGAGGATCGCCTCCACCACTGTTTCGCCAACTGGCAAGCGGCGCACGAGACGTTGCGTCGCCAGCAAATCCTCGACGCTCATCGCGGGCCTGGGCGCCGCTTGCACTTCGCCGGTGGTCTCGATCAGGATGCGCCGTTCGGCATCACGATCGGGATAGACCACGTCGATCTGCATGAGAAAGCGATCGAGTTGCGCCTCCGGCAAAGGGTAAGTACCCTCCTGTTCAAGCGGGTTCTGCGTCGCCAGAACATGGAAAGGCTGCGGCAAGTCATGCCGTTCGCCAGCGACCGAGACATGATATTCCTGCATGGCCTGCAATAAGGCCGATTGCGTGCGGGGGCTCGCCCGGTTGATTTCATCGGCCATCAGCAATTGAGTGAAGATCGGCCCCTTGATGAATCGGAAGACGCGGCGGTGGTCGACGCTTTCCTCCAGCACTTCCGACCCCAGAATATCAGCCGGCATGAGATCCGGGGTGAATTGGACGCGGCGCGCCTCAAGTCCTAGAACCGTGCCCAAGGTTTCCACGAGCTTGGTTTTGGCAAGACCCGGGACACCGACCAGTAGGCCATGGCCACCGGCAAACAAAGTCACCAGCGCATCCTCGACGACACGCTCCTGGCCGAAAATAATAGCCTCAATGGCACTGCGCGCGGCCGCGATCCGTTCCAGGGTCGCTTCGGCATTGCGGACCAAAGCGTCTTCAAGCGAAGTCGTGAGCACTTCCGGCATGATAGGGCCTTTCGCGAACCGGCCAGGGAGAACCAGCTTTGATTGATGATGGTTGAATTGTTTCCAGCCGAACCTGACGGAGCATCCCGCTGGGCGAACCCATCCCATTGACGATATAATTCACTATCACAGCGGAAATGACCACATTCTGTTTCGAGTTCAACCCTTGAACGCCCTGAAAATCAAGAACACCCCGAAAATCCAGACATGGCTTTCGCCAAGCAGGTGGCTGGCTGAGGAGGATAGTCCAGATTATCCTTCATATAATCCGCGAAAATGGCGCGGAGATTATGGCCTGATCCTGGGATATGAGAACGCCAATGAGCGGCAGCGATGAAAAGACGAAAAAGACGGTTTTGACGCCCGCCACCTCGCCCCCTCCCCTTTCCCTCCTGGCAGGCCAATTGGACGCGGGCCTCGCACATGCGGCTCACCTGCCCCCGATCGATCAATGGAATCCTCCCTTTTGCGGCATGATTCCCATGCGCATCGCCCGCGATGGACGCTGGTTCCATCAGGGCACACCGATCGAGCGACCAGCTCTCGTTCAATTGTTCTCCAAGCTCTTGCGCAAGGATGGCGAGCGCTACGTCCTCGTCACGCCGGTCGAATGTGTCGGCATTGAAGTCGAGGACGCGCCTTTCCTCGCCGTTGAGATGAAGATTGAGAACGAAGGCAGCCTTCAGATCCTTTCCTTGCGCACCAATTTCGATGATTGGGTGCAAATTGGGACAGCGCACCCCTTACGATTCGAAACTCAGCCCGATGGCGGTCTCAAGCCCTATGTCCTGGTGCGCGGTGATCTCTGGGCACTCGCGACACGCTCCCTCCTCGTTGAACTCACTGATTACGGAACCATTGAGGATTGGCGGGGTGAGCCTTGGTTCGGGCTGCGCTCGGATGGGCAGTTCTTTGCCATGGCCAAAGCCAATGGTTTGAGTGATTAACCACGGCGCGACCGCCCGGCGAATTCAGACCTCGCAGCCAGATGGCTGTTGATCCTCCCTTATGCGCAGATTTTCAGAGAGCGATGCCAATACACACGACCACACGGCCGGAAACCACCGCCCTTCTTGCTCATAAAGGGGTGGAGCGGATCTTCGCGATCTTCAATGGCGCGGGCGAGGAAACCCGGATCGTCGGCGGCTCCGTGCGCAATGCACTCGCCGGTCAGCATGTGCACGAATTCGACTTCGCCACCACCGCCTTGCCCGAGATCATCCAGGCGCGCGCCGAGGCTGCCGGCCTGAAATATATTCCGACCGGCATCGAACACGGGACCATTACGATCCTCGCCGGGGGAGAAAGTTTCGAGATCACGACCCTGCGCAAGGATGTCGAAACCGATGGCCGCCGTGCCATTGTCCGTTTCGGTCGCGATTTCGAAGAAGATGCTCATCGTCGTGACTTCACCATCAATGCGCTCTCTATGGATCAACACGGCACCCTTTATGATTATACGGGAGGCCTCGCAGATCTTGCCGCCGGCCGTGTCCGGTTCATCGGCGCGGCGCGGCAAAGAATTCGGGAAGATTATTTGCGCATTTTGCGCCTGTTCCGCTTTTCCGCTGATTTCGCAGGAGGCCGGCTCGATGCCGAAGGCCTTGATGCCGCAATCAGGGAACGCGAAGGCTTGCGGCGGCTTTCCACCGAACGTATCCGCGCCGAATTACTGAAACTGATGGGGGGCAAAAGGGTCGCTGAAGTCGCCTATGAAATCGCCGAAGCCGGCCTGTTCACGCCCCTGTTGCCGCTGGTCCCGCAACCCAGCCGGCTCAATCGGTTCATCACGATCGAGACAGAAGCAACCCAGGATCCCTTGCTGCGCCTTGCCGCCCTTTTCACCATGGTCAGGGAAAATGTCACCGCCTTGCGTGTCCATCTTTCGCTTTCAAATGCGGAAACCACGCGTCTCGATCACGCGGTCACCTTAGCTAGTTCCCTGCATGCTCTCGCAGAGCCACCCAGTGAGCCAGCTATGAGGGCGCTGCTCCTGCATCGGTCTCACCAAACTCTCGACGACGCCTTCGTGCTGACACAAGCAGGAGCACCCGCCGCTTTGGGAGCCGCCTGGGCTTCGGCAAGAGCCAGATTGCGCACCCTGCCGAAACCAAAGCTGCCCTTTTCCGGCGCGGATCTCATTGCCCGCGGCATCAGCCCCGGCCCAGGCATGGGCGAGGCTCTGCAAAGACTGGAAAAAGCTTGGATCGCGGCCGGATTTCCCGAGGATTCCGAGAGCCTTGCCGCTTTGCTCGATCGGATTGCCCCGGCGAGGAGGGTTTAATCCAAAAAGAAGGGCACTTTGGCTCCCAAGGAACCCAAGTGCCCGAAATTTTCATTGCTCTTTTTGTTATACCAACGGTCATAATCAATGACCGTTGGACCGCTCTTGAATTTTCGCTCTCGCTTTGAAAAAGCGAAAATTCAAGAAAGGAACCAAAGGTCGTTCTTCACGACCTTTGGTATTATATTTTAGCGCATGATGCCCGGCTGCTTCGGCGGACCATCGAGATAGTTCGGCTCCACACCTTCGGTGTCGATGAACACCGCGCCATCCTCGATCTTCAGCGGATATTCGGCGAGTGAGCAGGGCTTACCCTTGAGGCACTTGCCGGTCGTGCCGTCGAACAGCCAGTCATGGTGATGGCATTCGAGATCCTTGCCGTTAAAACGGGCATCAGCCAAGGGCTCCTTGGCATGCGGGCACATGCCCTGGAAAGCACGCGGCTGGCCACCTTCCGGCCAAATGATCAAGCAAAGCGTGCGATTGGGAACCGCAACGTCATATTTGCCCTCAATCAACTCAGATTCTTCGCAAACTTTGACGAATGCCATAAAAACAGCTCCTGGTTTTGGATGAAGCAGAGGTGCGCCCGTCCGAACTTTGATTATTTCCAATCATGCAAGCGGTAAGCCACTGATGGCCGTCGTTGAGCGCATTTCCGGGCGTATCATGGACCCATGCGTTGTCCATGACGATCGCAACATCTTTCAGTTATTGTGAGGCTGTGTCGAGAAAGTGAGCAGAATCTGCTTTCTGCTGAGCGACCAAACAGTTTCTCAGATCACATCCAAAAATTCTTTGATCCTGAAACCGGAGAATGCATGAATACCGTCGAAATGACCTCAGATAAATCTGATAAAATTTAAATAACAGGTTAAGACGGGTTAGCAGCAACCATATGAGGTTAAAGAATGACGAGTGCTCGCAATATTATCTATTCGTCGAAACATCGGGCCGAGTTGCAGGACTATCCGGTGGCAGATATAGATGAAGACAAGCACTTCTCGCGCCTTTTCGATGTATCAAAAAATTTTACTATGACCGGAAAGGAGGCGATGTATGGACTGTACCAGGCCGTTTCTTACGTTGTCTCCCGGGGTATTCCAGGCGACTTTGTTGAATGTGGCGTGTGGCGCGGCGGGAGCAGCCTGCTCGCGGGCTTGGCATTCCGTGATCTTGAAGTCGTGTCAAAGACCAGACTCCGGCATATTTTCTCGAGACTACGAGATCGCGCTCCTCGTCCGCGTCGACTATGGCTTTACGACACATACGAGGGGATGACGGCTCCAACAGAGGTCGACGTGGAGATCGGCGGTAAAACTGCCCAATCATATATAGAGCAATACGCGGATGATGGACGGTGGTGCTACGCCGCTGAGGCAGATGTGCGTCAAACCTTGATTCAAAACGGACTCGATGAAAGCCAGTTTCAATTGGTCAAGGGAGATGTCTGCCAAACACTGAAGAGCACGGTGCCATCAAAAATATCTATCTTGCGTTTAGATACAGACTGGTACGAGTCAACTAAAGTCGAAATGGAAGTGCTTTATCCACTTTTATCCCCGGGCGGTGTTTTGATCATTGATGATTATGGGCATTGGGAAGGCTCCAGGAAAGCTATAGACGAATATTTCAAGACAAAGCCAATATTTCTACACAGAACAACTTACGCTGTACGAACAGGAATTAAGATATAAATATTATACACTACATTATAATATATATTTATTATTAATTCATAAAGTTCATAATGGATATGTTTATTACGTATTAACTGGCATTACTAAAGGATGTTACTTTGGTAGATCTCTAAGCAAAGCCTTCCCTTCCACCGATAATAGAACAAGCCATTTTAGCCAGGTCGCTTCATCCAGATTCCCTTGATAATTGCTGGCCCAACTGGTTTTTGCGGCCAGAATTTTCCTGATAGCGCTCAACGCGAACTGACATATGTTGGTTTGAAATATTGGCGCCGTGACCTGAGTGTACATAGAGGAACTATAGAGGAAAATACGCCTATTTGCATGGAATGTATATTGAAGTGCCCCATGCTATATGACATGAGCAGCCAGTATAATCATATCAAGCGAGGTCGACTGGCGAATGCGTTTCCCTCTCATCGACGTGCTGCGAGCTTTCGCAGCGCTCAGCGTTGTTGTCTATCACGTCATTGCCCATTTCAATTGGACCGAATTTCCCATCTCCGGCCCTCTGGTATGGTTTCGAACAGGATGGATGGGCGTTGACTTATTCTTTGTGATCTCCGGATTTGTTATCAGCTTGTCCGCCTTCGGAACGCTTGATAAAACTCAAGAGAAAAAAGAATTTTATGCTCATTTCATACGCCACAGAGCCGCAAGAATTATCCCCCTTCACTATCTCACATGCCTCATATTCATAATATACATTCAGCCCTTTATGTTTTTCGATAGCTCGGCCTGGAGTCAATTCGTCACTCATAGCCTGTTCATCTATAATTTCTTCAGCACTCATCAAGGCGGCATCAACGGAGTTAACTGGTCTGTAGCCGTTGAGATGCAGTTCTATCTTCTCATGATGATAAGCGCGGCAAAACTACGCTCTTGCAAACCTATTGAGATTGCACTGGCCGGGCTTGCAATTGCTTGGCTGTGGCGTGCCACGATGTTTCCCTTGACTGATATATCAGGGCCACTCGGCGTTTATCCCCGCTTTCTCCTTACGACGCAACTCCCAGGAATGCTTGATGAATTTGCATGCGGCATCCTTCTCACGCGCTTCGTGCGCAGCGATATGGGTCGCCATTTTATCAGTAAAAACCCCTATCGCTTATGGATCACATCATTCGCTTCTCTTGTTACAATGACTTGTTTTCTCGCAATTTATTGGCAGAATGCCGCATTCTGGAACTCGTTTTGGATGGTGACCTTTTCGCGAACCTTGCTAGGTATCGCCTGGGCAAGTATTATTCTCATTGTATGCTGCATAAACTATAAATCGATAATAACAATCACAAAGCCACTCCAATATCTAGGAACCGTTTCCTATGGTATTTATTTATGGCACCTCTCAGTCATACTATCGCTTAAAACCCTCCCTTGGCTCACTGCGTCCAGGGCTCTACCCGTCATCATCGCGGTGACAATCACACTTTCCATTATCTCCTGGCATTTCTTCGAAGAGCCAATCATGCTTCGTTTTTCGCGCAAACTGCCGCCCACGGCACCAAATGACAAAGTCATAAGGCAGGCGGAAGATCACACCATTCAGCCTGCCTAAACCGCCACCCTCTTGATACTGACGGTGGGATCGGCAAGCTTTGCCCGATCCACTTTCTGCTGCGAGGCGATGAGCAGACGGCCACCCATGAATTCGGGCGCGGCATTGACCGCCTCGACCGCCTGGATGTGATCGCCCCGCATATGAAAGATCGCGAATTTGCCGCTGTCGATCGCACCACGGATCACCATGTCGTCGCAGTCGAAGGGCATGCCGGCAATCTGCAATTTGACGTCATATTGATCCGACCAGAACCACGGCACCACGGGTTCCGGCCGTGGCTGGCCGAGAATGGAAGCTGCCGCTTGTTTGGCCTGCTCCAGCGCATTGGCCACGCTTTCGAGACGGGCCATGCGATCCTGATAAAGCGGCAACGGACGCAAGGTCACATCGCCCAAGGCATAGATGGACGGATCGGAGGTTCTGGCATCGAGATCGACGCGTACGCCATTATCGCAGGCAAGGCCAGCTTCCCGCGCCAGCCTATCGCGCGCCACGGCCCCGATGCCTACGATTGCGACATCGCAGGCAAATTGCCGCGCATCCGCCAGCCTGACCCCGGCAATGCTTCCGGCATCCCCTTCGAAGCCCGTCACCTGCGCCCCGGTTTCAATGCGGACGCCCTGGGCGCGATGATGGGATTCATAGAACCGTGACAAAGGCTCGCAAGCAACGCGGGCCAGAACCCGGGGCTCGCGCTCAATCACCACGACATCGGCACCGAGCAGGCGGGCGGAGGCCGCGACCTCAAGACCCACATAGCCGCCACCGATGACAGCGAGGCGGCTTTCCGGCCGCAGGACCTGTTTCAAGAGACCGGCCTCAGCCAGCGTCCGCAGTCCAAAAATATTGGTAAGATCTGCTCCCTCGACGCCCAAACGACGGTTTTCGGACCCTGTGGCCAAGACCAGCACATCATAGGGCTCGACGTCACCACCCGCGAGACGGATCGCTTTTTCCTCGCGATCGATCCTCTCCACGCTCTCGCCCGTCCGTACGATGATCTTGCGCTCCTCATAGAAAGAAGGAGCACGCAGAAACAAAGAGTCCTCGGCGAGATTGCCCTTGAGATAGTCCTTGGAAAGGGGTGGTCTCTGATAGGGAGCAGCCGTTTCCTCGCCAATCACAAGGATTGGCCCCTCATGCCCCATCTCACGCATCAAGCTGACAAAAGTGCCGCCGGCATGTCCCGCGCCAACGACAACGATCCGCGTCTGACGCGGATCGGACTGATCCACCATGTTACCCTCGCGACCCAACCAATTCGGTAGTTCAAACGACGATTGATTTCGGTTTCAAAGCAAAATCAGTGCTGCCTCGAGCATTTTGGATTTATCCGAAACGCTCGAGGCAGGAAACAAGAACATTTTCAATCTGTTCTCATCGCGAAGCAATTTTACGTAAATTGAAAATGTTCTTGAATCTCTTGCAACAAATCCCTCGAGAAGGCCCGTCACAGGAAGAAAAAGCCTGACCGGCTTCAGACGACATGCGGCTCGGGCAAGGGCTGAAGTTGTCCGAGTTCCTCATCGGTAAAGACATGGCCCCGGGTCAGGAAACGCAGGCCTTCCGGCGATTCGAGGGAAAAGCCGGAGCCACGTCCGGGCACGACATCGATGATCAATTGTGTATGCGCCCACAAGGCATATTGCGCCGCGCCGATATAGACCGGGCAGCCGGCAATCGCACCGAGCAGAACATCCTGCGCGCCTGTCTTGAACTCGGACAGCGGATAACACATCGGCGCGCTGCCGTCGCAACAACCGCCGGATTGATGAAACAACAGAGGTCCATGGACCGCCTTGAGCTTTTCGATGAGTTCAATAGCCTTAGGCGTGGCGATGACGCGATCCATTATGATTTCCTCCCTTTTTAGCAAATATGGCGGGTGAGAGGCCCACCCGCCATATCCATGAAGACTTCTTTAGCTCGGGCTCTTTGAGCCAGTTTCTCAGAAGAAGCCAAGAGCCTTGGGGCTGTAGCTGACGAGCATGTTCTTCGTCTGCTGATAATGATCGAGCATCATCTTGTGGGTCTCGCGGCCGATACCGGATTGTTTGTAACCGCCGAAGGCGGCATGCGCCGGATAGAGATGATAGCAATTGGTCCAGACACGGCCGGCCTGGATCGCCCGGCCGAACCGATAGGCGCGCGTGCCGTTGCGGGTCCACACGCCAGCGCCAAGACCATAGAGCGTATCATTGGCAATTTGCAGGGCTTCCTCATCGTCCTTGAAGGTCGTGACCGAAAGCACCGGCCCGAAAATCTCCTCCTGGAAGATACGCATCTTGTTATGGCCCTGGAACACGGTCGGCTGAACATAGAAGCCACCCGCGAAATCAGCACCGACCTCAGCGCGGCCGCCACCCGTCAGGAGCGAAGCACCTTCCTGCTTACCGATATCGATATAGGAGAGGATTTTTTCGAGCTGATCGTTGGAGGCTTGCGCGCCGATCATCGTCGCCATATCCAGCGGATTGCCCTGACGGATCGCCTTCACGCGGGCGATCGCGCGCTCGATGAAGCGGTCGTAGATCTTCTCATGAACCAAGGCGCGCGAGGGACATGTACAGACTTCGCCCTGGTTAAGAGCGAACATGCTGAAGCCTTCGAGCGCCTTGTCGAAGAAATCATCATCCTCGTCGGCGACATCGGCGAAGAAAATGTTCGGCGACTTGCCACCGAGTTCGAGCGTCACCGGAATGATGTTTTCCGACGCATATTGCATGATGAGACGGCCCGTCGTCGTTTCGCCGGTGAAGGCGACCTTGGCGATGCGCTTGCTCTGGGCGAGCGGCTTGCCGCATTCGACGCCGAAACCGTTGATGACGTTGAGAACGCCGGGAGGCAGCAGATCGCCGATAATATCCATTAGAACCATGACGCTCATGGGCGTCTGTTCGGCGGGCTTCAGCACGATGCAATTGCCGGCGGCAAGCGCAGGAGCGATCTTCCAGACCGCCATCAGGAGCGGGAAATTCCAAGGAATGATCTGCGCGACGACGCCGAGCGGCTCATGGAAATGATAGGCGACGGTATCATGATCGATCTCGCTGATCGAACCTTCCTGGGCGCGCAGGCAACCAGCGAAATAGCGGAAATGATCGATGGCGAGCGGCACGTCGGCGGCCTTCGTCTCGCGGAGCGGCTTGCCGTTATCGATCGTCTCGACCATGGCCAATGTATCGAGCTTGCTTTCCATGCGGTCGGCAAGGCGCAGGAGAACACGCGAACGCTCCAGCGGAGAGGTCTGCGCCCATTTCTCGCGCGCCGCATGAGCGGCATCGAGCGCCAGCTCAACATCTTCCGCGGTTGAGCGAGCGATCGTGCAGAACACCCGGCCATCGATCGGAGAAACATTGTCGAACTTCTGGCCCTTGACGGACGGCGTCCACTTGCCGCCGATGAAATTATCATAATGTGGACGGATGGCGATGTCCTGACCCAGATCGGCGATGAGTTTTTCGACCATGGTTTCTTTCCTTGATGGGATGTTTATCGCTTGGCATTGCCATCATACGGTCATGCAAGCGGCGATTTTTATGATAGCGTCGCCCTCGGCGCGCTGAAGTCAGT contains:
- the adh gene encoding aldehyde dehydrogenase → MVEKLIADLGQDIAIRPHYDNFIGGKWTPSVKGQKFDNVSPIDGRVFCTIARSTAEDVELALDAAHAAREKWAQTSPLERSRVLLRLADRMESKLDTLAMVETIDNGKPLRETKAADVPLAIDHFRYFAGCLRAQEGSISEIDHDTVAYHFHEPLGVVAQIIPWNFPLLMAVWKIAPALAAGNCIVLKPAEQTPMSVMVLMDIIGDLLPPGVLNVINGFGVECGKPLAQSKRIAKVAFTGETTTGRLIMQYASENIIPVTLELGGKSPNIFFADVADEDDDFFDKALEGFSMFALNQGEVCTCPSRALVHEKIYDRFIERAIARVKAIRQGNPLDMATMIGAQASNDQLEKILSYIDIGKQEGASLLTGGGRAEVGADFAGGFYVQPTVFQGHNKMRIFQEEIFGPVLSVTTFKDDEEALQIANDTLYGLGAGVWTRNGTRAYRFGRAIQAGRVWTNCYHLYPAHAAFGGYKQSGIGRETHKMMLDHYQQTKNMLVSYSPKALGFF
- a CDS encoding NAD(P)/FAD-dependent oxidoreductase is translated as MVDQSDPRQTRIVVVGAGHAGGTFVSLMREMGHEGPILVIGEETAAPYQRPPLSKDYLKGNLAEDSLFLRAPSFYEERKIIVRTGESVERIDREEKAIRLAGGDVEPYDVLVLATGSENRRLGVEGADLTNIFGLRTLAEAGLLKQVLRPESRLAVIGGGYVGLEVAASARLLGADVVVIEREPRVLARVACEPLSRFYESHHRAQGVRIETGAQVTGFEGDAGSIAGVRLADARQFACDVAIVGIGAVARDRLAREAGLACDNGVRVDLDARTSDPSIYALGDVTLRPLPLYQDRMARLESVANALEQAKQAAASILGQPRPEPVVPWFWSDQYDVKLQIAGMPFDCDDMVIRGAIDSGKFAIFHMRGDHIQAVEAVNAAPEFMGGRLLIASQQKVDRAKLADPTVSIKRVAV
- a CDS encoding acyltransferase family protein, which codes for MRFPLIDVLRAFAALSVVVYHVIAHFNWTEFPISGPLVWFRTGWMGVDLFFVISGFVISLSAFGTLDKTQEKKEFYAHFIRHRAARIIPLHYLTCLIFIIYIQPFMFFDSSAWSQFVTHSLFIYNFFSTHQGGINGVNWSVAVEMQFYLLMMISAAKLRSCKPIEIALAGLAIAWLWRATMFPLTDISGPLGVYPRFLLTTQLPGMLDEFACGILLTRFVRSDMGRHFISKNPYRLWITSFASLVTMTCFLAIYWQNAAFWNSFWMVTFSRTLLGIAWASIILIVCCINYKSIITITKPLQYLGTVSYGIYLWHLSVILSLKTLPWLTASRALPVIIAVTITLSIISWHFFEEPIMLRFSRKLPPTAPNDKVIRQAEDHTIQPA
- a CDS encoding DUF779 domain-containing protein, which codes for MDRVIATPKAIELIEKLKAVHGPLLFHQSGGCCDGSAPMCYPLSEFKTGAQDVLLGAIAGCPVYIGAAQYALWAHTQLIIDVVPGRGSGFSLESPEGLRFLTRGHVFTDEELGQLQPLPEPHVV